A window of Dorea formicigenerans contains these coding sequences:
- the alr gene encoding alanine racemase, with product MKQYSRVCERVDLDAIFYNFQMMKANIKDGVQMIAVIKTDGYGHGAVQIARLLEPVDYIWGYAVATLDEAVVLRKNEIKKPILVLGCIFPDQWEAMIENEVRMTTYTVEMAKGVSNLAVKMGKDAYIHIKLDTGMSRLGFQIHEDSVDAIEEISKMPGLKLEGMFTHFAKADETDKAYTDVQIGKYNYMRDELKKRGVTFPIYHCSNSAGIIDIKKANMDLVRAGISIYGLYPSEEVEKKNVPLRPAMELISHVSYVKTVPEGTPVSYGGTYVTEKETSLATIPVGYGDGYPRSLSNKGYVLIHGKKAPIRGRVCMDQFMVDVTDIPDVKFGDKVTLVGKDGDEFLPVETLSDLSGRFNYEFVCDLGKRIPREYIQNGQVIEQVDYFDV from the coding sequence ATGAAACAATACAGCAGAGTATGTGAACGAGTGGATCTGGATGCAATTTTTTATAATTTCCAGATGATGAAAGCAAATATCAAAGATGGAGTACAGATGATCGCAGTTATCAAAACAGATGGATACGGACATGGTGCAGTCCAGATTGCCCGGTTACTGGAACCGGTAGACTATATCTGGGGCTACGCGGTTGCAACACTGGACGAAGCTGTCGTCTTGAGAAAAAATGAAATAAAAAAACCAATTCTTGTGCTTGGATGCATTTTCCCGGATCAGTGGGAAGCAATGATTGAAAATGAAGTCCGGATGACCACTTACACAGTAGAAATGGCGAAAGGAGTTTCGAATCTTGCGGTCAAAATGGGAAAAGATGCATATATTCATATTAAGCTGGATACCGGAATGTCAAGACTTGGTTTCCAGATTCATGAAGACAGTGTAGATGCAATTGAAGAAATTTCAAAAATGCCGGGACTTAAATTAGAAGGAATGTTCACACATTTTGCAAAAGCAGATGAAACAGACAAGGCATATACAGATGTTCAGATTGGAAAATACAACTATATGCGTGATGAACTTAAAAAGCGAGGTGTCACATTTCCGATTTACCACTGCTCAAATAGTGCCGGTATCATTGATATTAAGAAAGCGAACATGGATCTGGTACGTGCCGGAATATCCATTTATGGATTGTATCCTTCCGAGGAGGTAGAAAAAAAGAATGTTCCGTTAAGACCGGCCATGGAACTGATCAGTCATGTCTCTTATGTAAAGACAGTTCCGGAAGGAACTCCGGTCAGCTATGGCGGAACCTATGTGACAGAAAAAGAGACTTCTCTTGCGACCATTCCGGTCGGCTACGGAGATGGATATCCCAGAAGTCTTTCTAACAAAGGTTATGTACTGATCCATGGCAAAAAAGCACCAATCCGCGGAAGAGTTTGTATGGACCAGTTTATGGTCGATGTGACAGATATTCCAGATGTAAAATTTGGTGATAAAGTAACACTGGTCGGTAAAGATGGTGATGAATTTCTCCCGGTGGAGACTTTAAGTGATTTGTCTGGAAGATTTAACTATGAATTTGTCTGTGATCTCGGAAAGAGAATTCCAAGAGAATACATTCAGAATGGGCAGGTCATAGAACAGGTCGATTATTTTGATGTGTAA
- a CDS encoding type II toxin-antitoxin system PemK/MazF family toxin: MQVRRGDIYYADLSPVVGSEQGGIRPVLIIQNDVGNRHSPTVICAAITSRMNKAKLPTHVEIDARKYQIVKNSVVLLEQIRTIDKQRLKDMVCHLDKEMMYKVDEAIKVSFELHT; this comes from the coding sequence GTGCAGGTAAGACGTGGTGATATCTATTATGCAGATTTGAGTCCGGTGGTCGGCTCAGAACAGGGAGGGATTCGTCCGGTGCTGATCATTCAGAATGACGTAGGAAACCGTCACAGCCCGACTGTCATATGTGCGGCGATTACTTCCCGTATGAATAAGGCGAAGCTGCCAACTCATGTAGAGATAGATGCAAGAAAATATCAGATTGTAAAGAATTCTGTGGTATTATTAGAACAGATCCGAACCATAGACAAACAGCGCTTAAAGGACATGGTTTGTCACCTGGATAAAGAAATGATGTACAAAGTAGATGAAGCAATCAAAGTCAGTTTTGAGCTTCATACATAA
- a CDS encoding YebC/PmpR family DNA-binding transcriptional regulator — MSGHSKFANIKHKKEKNDAAKGKIFTKIGKELAVAVKEGGSADPANNSRLRDVIAKAKANNMPNDTIDRNIKKAEGDANAANYEHITYEGYGPNGTAIIVEALTDNRNRTATNVKNAFTKGKGNVGTPGCVSFMFDKKGQIIVDKEEFDGDSDELMMTALDAGAEDFSEEEDSFEIFTTPEDFSAVRQALEEAGIPMAGAEVTMIPQTYVELTDEKDIANIQKTLDMLDDDDDVQDVYHNWDE, encoded by the coding sequence ATGTCAGGACATTCAAAATTTGCCAATATTAAACATAAGAAAGAGAAAAATGATGCAGCAAAGGGTAAGATCTTTACGAAAATCGGAAAAGAACTTGCAGTTGCCGTAAAAGAAGGTGGAAGCGCTGATCCGGCTAACAACAGCCGTCTGCGTGATGTTATTGCAAAAGCAAAAGCTAACAATATGCCGAATGATACCATCGACAGAAATATCAAAAAAGCCGAAGGGGATGCCAATGCAGCAAACTACGAGCACATTACATATGAAGGATATGGTCCGAACGGAACTGCTATCATCGTAGAGGCTCTGACAGATAACAGAAACCGTACAGCTACGAATGTAAAGAATGCATTTACAAAAGGTAAGGGAAATGTAGGAACACCTGGATGTGTATCCTTTATGTTTGATAAAAAAGGTCAGATCATTGTAGATAAGGAAGAGTTCGACGGGGATTCTGATGAACTCATGATGACCGCGCTTGATGCCGGAGCAGAGGACTTCTCAGAGGAAGAAGACAGCTTTGAGATCTTTACAACACCGGAAGATTTCAGTGCTGTACGTCAGGCTCTTGAAGAAGCTGGAATTCCAATGGCAGGTGCAGAGGTTACAATGATTCCTCAGACATATGTCGAACTGACAGATGAGAAAGACATCGCAAATATTCAGAAGACTCTGGATATGCTTGATGATGATGATGATGTTCAGGATGTTTATCATAACTGGGACGAGTAA
- a CDS encoding hemolysin family protein, producing MDEARQGTADKLIRNVFRYMDKNARDIMTHRKNIVAIDEEESLEDALHFMLETNYSRFPIYRGSIDEIIGFMHLREAMTCYLKNNYRNVPVKELHSYIRPVDFIPESKNIDRLFKEMQAKKNHIVIVMDEYGQTSGLVTLEDILEEIVGNIMDEHDVEEELIIVLSASSYIASGMLELEKLGDLLHVTFDTEEYGTLNGFMIDKLERIPNEGEECIVVYKNYRFTVLEVNDNTIQRVKIEKLPMA from the coding sequence ATGGACGAGGCCAGACAGGGAACCGCGGATAAGCTGATCCGTAATGTGTTCCGATACATGGATAAGAACGCCCGGGATATCATGACTCACAGGAAGAATATTGTGGCGATAGATGAGGAGGAATCTCTGGAAGATGCACTGCATTTTATGCTGGAGACGAATTATTCAAGATTTCCGATTTACAGAGGAAGTATTGATGAGATCATCGGTTTTATGCATTTGCGTGAGGCCATGACATGCTATTTGAAAAACAATTACAGAAATGTTCCGGTCAAAGAATTACATTCTTACATAAGACCTGTAGATTTTATACCGGAGTCTAAGAATATTGATCGCCTTTTTAAGGAGATGCAGGCAAAGAAAAACCATATCGTAATTGTTATGGATGAATATGGGCAGACTTCCGGTCTTGTGACACTGGAAGATATACTGGAAGAAATTGTCGGAAATATTATGGACGAGCATGACGTGGAAGAAGAATTGATCATTGTACTTTCTGCCAGTTCCTATATCGCGAGCGGTATGCTGGAGCTGGAAAAACTGGGAGACCTTTTGCATGTTACATTTGACACGGAAGAGTATGGAACACTCAATGGCTTTATGATCGACAAGCTGGAACGTATCCCGAATGAAGGCGAAGAGTGCATTGTAGTATATAAGAACTACCGATTTACCGTTCTGGAAGTGAATGATAACACAATTCAAAGAGTAAAGATTGAAAAACTTCCGATGGCGTGA